The following proteins are co-located in the Cutaneotrichosporon cavernicola HIS019 DNA, chromosome: 3 genome:
- the RRI1 gene encoding uncharacterized protein (JAB/MPN domain), with protein MEQAARATFEISNNVATVDPAELVFLYSVEEERQLEGQAPWETDPHYFQTVKISAVALIKMAIHARSGGQYEIMGVMYGRVRDHTFWITDAVALPVQGTETRVNAGNEAMEYMVEFHSARNAAGQNENQRGWYHSHPGYGCWLSGIDVDTQMTNQTHQDPYLAVVIDPNRTVSAGKVEIGAFRTYPQGYTPPSSGSSEYQSIPLDKIEDFGAHANAYYPLKVEIYKSKTDEKLLDLLWNKYWVETLSQSRILSNRAYTTSQVKDLNAKLLAAGDKVGDSTAELRLKPAPAGTDEGSKDEFHGLEIKPSVLGDPVKDSTRITNEVRNGMTANVIKAKLFNEGVDKVISPAEARAAARGLHVGHA; from the exons ATGGAGCAAGCTGCTCGGGCAACCTTTGAGATCAGCAACAACGTTGCC ACGGTCGACCCGGCTGAGCTCGTCTTCCTATACagtgtcgaggaggagcgtcaGCTGGAAGGCCAGGCGCCATGGGAGACTGA TCCTCATTACTTCCAGACCGTCAAAATCTCTGCGGTCGCTCTGATCAAGATG GCAATCCACGCGCGCTCCGGTGGCCAGTACGAGATCATGGGTGTCATGTACGGGCGTGTCCGTGACCACACCTTCTGGATCACCGACGCTGTCGCTCTGCCAGTACAGGGGACCGAGACTCGCGTCAACGCTGGAAATGAG GCCATGGAGTATATGGTCGAGTTCCACTCTGCCCGCAATGCAGCGGGCCAAAATGAGAATCAGCGTGGCTGGTATCACTC CCATCCTGGATATGGTTGCTGGTTGTCcggcatcgacgtcgacacTCAGATGACCAACCAGACGCATCAGGACCCGTACCTCGCCGTGGTC ATTGACCCCAACCGCACCGTCTCGGCTGGCAAAGTCGAGATCGGCGCCTTCCGTACCTATCCTCAGGGCTACACGCCACCATCAAGCGGCTCGTCCGAGTACCAGTCCATCCCCCTCGACAAGATCGAGGACTTTGGTGCACACGCGAATGCCTACTACCCTCTCAAGGTGGAGATCTACAAGTCGAAGACGGACGAGaagctgctcgacctcctctgGAACAAGTACTGGGTCGAAACGCTGAGCCAGAGCCGCATTCTCTCT AACCGCGCCTACACTACATCGCAAGTTAAGGATCTGAACGCCAAGCTGCTCGCCGCTGGGGACAAAGTCGGTGACTCGACAGCCGAGCTCAGACTCAAACCTGCGCCCGCTGGAACTGACGAGGGGTCCAAGGACGAGTTCCACGGCCTCGAGATCAAGCCGTCTGTGCTCGGCGACCCAGTGAAGGACAG CACCCGTATTACTAACGAGGTGAGGAACGGCATGACGGCGAATGTgatcaaggccaagctcttcAACGAGGGTgtcgacaaggtcatcTCGCCTGCCGAGGCCCGTGCTGCTGCTCGTGGGCTGCATGTCGGTCATGCTTAA
- a CDS encoding uncharacterized protein (GAL4-like Zn(II)2Cys6 (or C6 zinc) binuclear cluster DNA-binding domain): MQNSMDNQSLSGSPTSVDSSPLNPNSFNIMPGSEASTRRQRIAMACQYCRHRKIKCCGSAPCANCTRARRTCDYSPVPEEVNRATREKKAAAKAAKQYAHARATPYFVDQSVYSMPYLAGPGPIRGTHVPPRRSFSTPVTFSPYSPIPHGGHMTSPAHFESPWFSAPPVPVISVSPMVPVMPVAPDHTPMMDGHEDPNVYAMYATAPVSPTESAASTSYPMPVTPVRKPILHTPPHTPSQAYFQPTPNLLTYTPQPFPFSPSPLAQSAFSTSPTLCPGLPVPPQKAQAPQPPLVGLGIGLAGNEENTYAPPPNEYLSAGNGWAQPDPNYF, encoded by the exons ATGCAGAACTCTATGGACAATCAGTCACTCAGTGGCAGTCCCACGTCCGTTGACTCGTCgcccctcaaccccaacaGCTTCAACATTATGCCGGGCTCTGAGGCCTCCACTCGCAGGCAACGCATTGCCATGGCATGCCAGTACTGCCGTCACCG CAAGATCAAGTGCTGCGGCTCTGCTCCTTGCGCCAACTGCACACGTGCTCGCCGCACCTGCGACTACTCGCCCGTTCCCGAAGAGGTCAACCGTGCGACTcgcgagaagaaggccgccgCAAAGGCCGCAAAGCAGTACGCTCACGCTCGTGCAACTCCATACTTTGTCGACCAGTCGGTCTACTCTATGCCTTACCTCGCTGGGCCAGGCCCCATCCGCGGCACCCACGTtccaccgcgccgctcaTTCTCGACCCCAGTCACCTTCTCACCCTACTCACCGATCCCACACGGCGGCCACATGACCTCGCCGGCTCACTTTGAGTCACCCTGGTTCTCGGCACCGCCGGTGCCCGTCATCAGCGTCTCTCCCATGGTACCCGTCATGCCTGTGGCCCCTGACCACACCCCAATGATGGACGGCCATGAGGACCCAAACGTCTACGCGATGTACGCGACCGCCCCAGTCTCGCCCACCGAGTCGGCGGCAAGCACCTCGTACCCGATGCCAGTCACGCCTGTGAGGAAACCCATCCTCCACACACCTCCCCACACTCCGTCGCAGGCCTACTTCCAGCCGAcgcccaacctcctcacctACACCCCCCAGCCCTTCcccttctcgccgtcgccgcttGCTCAGTCCGCCTTCTCGACTTCGCCCACACTGTGCCCTGGCCTACCCGTACCGCCACAGAAGGCACAAGCCCCTCAGCCGCCTCTTGTCGGGCTCGGCATTGGGCTCGCCGGCAACGAGGAGAACACCTACGCTCCTCCCCCGAACGAGTACCTCTCAGCCGGCAACGGCTGGGCACAACCCGACCCAAACTACTTCTAA
- a CDS encoding uncharacterized protein (Transglycosylase SLT domain), with protein MVALQVFTLFGLLPALALGAFEGRHVQPHVAAVRRSRVQPRSPAGVVPVPARRAAGAGKRGGAGSCRVRPTPAHNEADAASTVVAAADDENAEAPVEQPIEQPTEQPAEQPTEQPAEPTPQPEQPAASPSQEPQPSPTPEAPPAEEKIDPAFTTTMLAHSNNGLLKIDGTCGPCPSTPNEPNGAQWWLDCGLDDGGWAPPHITLDQVVYTDLTGEGIFAPCTQFFDQFYRYGGEFGIPPIMLAAIALQESTCRPWLVGGIGEQGLMQLLGVNCDGAPGGNCQDVDFNIRRGAEYLRGRIDAHGGSLLAGLGAYNGWRVGITAGEVYQMKNDGRCWAQPNLDYMHQMLNGWLQGKAGYELGKWFNRNDC; from the exons ATGGTCGCCCTCCAGGTCTTCACCCTCTTCGGCCTCCTTCCCGCCCTCGCACTTGGCGCCTTTGAGGGACGCCACGTCCAGCCCCACGTGGCTGCCGtgcgccgctcgcgcgtcCAGCCCCGCTCTCCCGCCGGCGTTGTCCCGGTTCCTgcccgtcgcgccgccggtGCCGGCAAGCGTGGAGGTGCTGGCTCGTGCCGCGTACGCCCTACCCCTGCCCACAACGAGGCCGATGCCGCATccaccgtcgtcgccgcggccgatGATGAGAACGCGGAGGCTCCGGTCGAACAGCCAATTGAGCAGCCGACTGAGCAGCCCGCCGAGCAGCCAACTGAGCAGCCAGCCGAGCCTACCCCCCAGCCCGAGCAGCCTGCtgcctctccctctcagGAGCctcaaccttcccccacTCCCGAGGCC CCTcctgccgaggagaagattgACCCCGCTTTCACTACTACAATGCTTGCGCACAGCAACAACGGCCTCCTGAAGATCGACGG CACCTGCGGCCCCTGCCCGTCGACGCCCAACGAGCCTAACGGTGCCCAGTGGTGGCTTGActgcggcctcgacgatgGCGGCTGGGCTCCGCCCCACATCACCCTCGACCAGGTTGTCTACACGGACCTGACCGGCGAAGGCATCTTTGCTCCCTGCACCCAGTTCTTCGACCAGTTCTACCGCTACGGTGGCGAGTTTGGCA TTCCTCCCATCATGCTCGCCGCGATCGCACTTCAGGAGTCGACGTGTCGCCCTTGGCTCGTCGGTGGTATCGGCGAGCAGGGCCTCATGCAGCTCCTCGGTGTCAATTGCGACGGTGCGCCTGGTGGCAACTGCCAGGACGTCGACTTCAACATTCGCCGTGGCGCCGAGTACCTTCGCGGCCGCATCGACGCTCATGGCGGCAGTCTCCTCGCCGGTCTCGGTGCCTACAATGGCTGGCGCGTCGGCATCACCGCCGGCGAGGTCTACCAGATGAAGAACGACGGTCGCTGCTGGGCCCAGCCCAACCTCGACTACATGCACCAGATGCTCAACGGCTGGCTCCAGGGCAAGGCCGGTTACGAGCTGGGCAAGTGGT TCAACCGCAACGACTGCTAA
- a CDS encoding uncharacterized protein (Golgi phosphoprotein 3 (GPP34)), translating into MSEGLTRRRGAGASSAAPSTAGDSAPPSRPKSQQTTGSSVEGGRGKIAYDPRDLNDEDETKEAPRLTLMEEVLLLGLKNKEGYLSFWNDNISYALRGCILIELALRRRIAMVRDPSRRRLALADRLIEVIDERQTGETILDEALKMIKSSEKYGAGAWVDLMSGETWNVMKIGYQLKQVRERLAKGLVDKGILRTEKRNFLLFDMATHPIADMNAKEDVVRRCLALLTARTTAVPPQALQKENVKYRYMRAVSLVCAAYASSVLENALQRLSYDAREAAFVRCDEILAEFSTWPFGIGTSSEAGPVQVGSGSARRRAGGSGIGRESVQELVREVRKEMAESAGGAGSGGAAEDQEELCFEVVATVLEIFGRMDSLL; encoded by the exons ATGTCCGAGGGCCTCACGCGTCGCCGTGGCGCCGGggcctcgtccgccgcgCCTTCAACAGCAGGCGATTCGGCGCCGCCATCGCGTCCCAAGTCGCAACAGACGACCGGCTCGTccgtcgagggcggcagAGGCAAGATTGCATACGACCCGCGCGAcctcaacgacgaggacgagaccAAGGAAGCGCCTCGTCTCACCCTGATGGAGGAAGTGCTTCTCCTTGGACTCAAGAACAAGGAG GGCTACCTCTCTTTCTGGAACGACAACATCTCGTACGCACTGCGCGGGTGCATTCTtatcgagctcgcgctgcgccgGCGGATAGCCATGGTGCGCGACCCGTCGCGGCGTCGCCTTGCCTTAGCCGACCGCCTTATCGAGGTGATCGATGAGCGCCAGACAGGAGAGACTATCCTCGACGAAGCGCTCAAGATGATCAAGTCGAGCGAAAAGTATGGCGCAGGCGCATGGGTGGACCTGATGAGCG GCGAGACGTGGAACGTCATGAAGATCGGATACCAGCTGAAGCAGGTGCGCGAGCGTCTGGCCAAGGGGCTGGTTGACAAGGGCATCTTGCGAACTGAGAAGCGCAACTTTTTGTTGTTTGACATGGCGACCCACCCTATCGCTGACATGAatgccaaggaggacgTTGTGCGCCGGTGTCTTGCCCTTCTGACTGCACGCACTACCGCGGTCCCGCCCCAGGCTCTGCAGAAGGAGAATGTCAAGTACCGCTACATGCGCGCCGTGTCGTTGGTCTGCGCTG CGTACGCGTCGAGTGTGCTCGAGAACGCCCTGCAGCGCCTGTCGTAtgacgcgcgcgaggcggcctTTGTGCGGTGCGACGAGATCCTCGCAGAGTTCTCGACATGGCCCTTTGGGATCGGCACGTCTTCTGAAGCCGGACCAGTGCAggtcggcagcggcagtgcgcgccgccgtgcgGGTGGTAGCGGGATCGGCCGCGAGAGTGTCCAGGAGCTGGTCCGCGAAGTCCGGAAAGAGATGGCCGAGAGTGCTGGTGGGGCGGGTTCTGGCGgtgccgccgaggaccaGGAGGAGCTGTGCTTTGAGGTCGTTGCGACTGTCCTCGAGATCTTTGGGCGGATGGACAGCCTG CTCTAA
- the CWC27 gene encoding uncharacterized protein (PPIases accelerate the folding of proteins. It catalyzes the cis-trans isomerization of proline imidic peptide bonds in oligopeptides) gives MSNLYSTEPTPTGKVVVDTTAGEIEIELWGKENPKAVRNFVQLAMEGYYDGVIFHRVVKGFIVQTGDPTGTGRGGESIYGEPFQDEIHSRLKFNRRGLVGMANNSKRHTNNSQWFITLDRADELNGKHTLFGRIQGPTYYNVLNIGNLDVDAEEKPLVPPKIKGIRIIENPFDDIVPRITAADKRAQQQARIEAKVEMEKREKRARAKKNTGLLSFGEAEEEDVSAVTVKKKDMGRRDLVTSSGSGKEKKSKTPLPDLSEEAPEVAGEQPKQRATERARNIVDFKSIREQHERERSGKSSSRKEDIERMQEDLRMMKKRMGQDSDTDSEDEEERRKRRRGPSALEQELAKYKHARGRAAREKWNPKDKRSKDDDLLRDLGMFSKKVMEAEADEEPMDNSGNAGEAGLEVDDDVGWLRHSLKFEHEISDETRRAEDEYEVIDPRAKARAVAAEEERATKAKRRRDQ, from the exons ATGTCTAACCT GTATTCCACAGAG CCGACGCCCACTGGCAAGGTCGTGGTGGACACGACCGCGGGCGAAATTGAG ATCGAGCTGTGGGGCAAGGAGAACCCCAAGGCTGTCCGCAACTTTGTCCAGCTCGCCATGGAAg GGTATTACGACGGCGTAATCTTCCACCGCGTGGTGAAGGGTTTCATTGTGCAAACTGGCGACCCAACCGGAACGGGCAGGGGAGGCGAGAGCATCTACGGCGAGCCGTTCCAGGACGAGATTCACAGCCGCTTGAAGTTCAACCG TCGCGGTCTGGTAGGCATGGCCAACAATAGCAAGCGGCATACGAACAACTCGCAATGGTTCATTACGCTCGATCGCGCAGACGAGCTCAACGGGAAGCATACGCTCTTCGGGCGCATCCAGGGACCGACGTACTACA atgTCCTCAATATCGGAaacctcgacgtcgacgcggagGAGAAGCCGTTGGTACCGCCAAAGATTAAGGGCATTCGTATAATTGAGAATCCGTTTGACGACATCGTGCCCCGGATCACAGCTGCTGATAAGCGGGcacagcagcaggcgcgTATCGAGGCCAaagtggagatggagaagcGCGAGAAACGGGCTCGGGCTAAGAA GAATACCGGCCTGCTGTCGTTTGGtgaggcagaggaggaggatgtgaGTGCTGTGACGGTGAAGAAGAAAGACATGGGCCGACGCGACC TTGTCACTTCGTCCGGCTCcggcaaggagaagaagtcGAAGACGCCTCTGCCTGATCTGTCCGAGGAGGCACCAGAAGTTGCAGGGGAGCAGCCTAAGCAACGAGCCACCGAACGCGCACGTAACATTGTGGACTTCAAGTCGATTCGGGAGCAACATGAGCGGGAGCGGTCAGGCAAGAG CTCATCAAGGAAAGAGGACATCGAGCGAATGCAGGAGGACCTGCGGATGATGAAAAAGCGTATGGGGCAGGACTCGGATACGGATTCggaagatgaggaggagcgacggaagcggcggcgaggacctTCAGCCCTGGAACAAGAGCTGGCCAAGTATAAACACGCGCGCgggcgagctgcgcgggAAAAGTGGAACCCAAAGGACAAGCGGTCCAAGGATGACGACCTACTGCGTGACCTGGGCATGTTCAGCAAGAAGGTCAtggaggctgaggcggacgaggagccgATGGACAACAGCGGCAACGCAGGGGAGGCGGGTCTCGAGGTGGATGACGACGTGGGATGGCTGCGACACTCTCTCAAGTTCGAGCACGAGATCTCGGACGAGACGCGTCGGGCtgaggacgagtacgag GTCATTGATCCGCGAGCAAAAGCACGCGCAGTGGccgctgaggaggagcgggcgACCAAGGCTAAGAGGAGGCGCGATCAGTAG
- the COPS5 gene encoding uncharacterized protein (protein deneddylation), which translates to MGVRSLDVYLRERRLTSSAPLSALANTRLGIDVNYYVRTLLSDPDQREPLIASTGGLPLSLANRIESDLRQLDKHNIKPVFVFPGLPLAQRTPPKGPNPQADRENAVKNEAWAYYEDGQVDRAVIALTQVRNGMWVDMQDVVRLLLRAFKHRFVEYVMAPYLPGAQLAYLLKHPKGYIHAIWSDSEALLWPVDRVITSVDWSGSFTYYDKPRILADMSFSYDQFLDLALLAGCSLNRTFPLISENFSMRSAMEYLRTGKSGLGVCQAWAVQLKGSGYLESFMRARLAIKYSLVLTTEGACLPLPLVVPPPGQVVTPGDVPSDLDDIFSPRLPDELYFLLCRGMVSAQLVGYLASGVIDERQPLADSPEYRRFIKDIITEGATSPRCTTLALLSAPLHHQWAQKRINAHYYFDPHYSPPQGAAVPTTDLLTLSLVNKCSTWMVPHHVLGDELRRQSSSTIDLKLCIGTLEKEETIATTKKEKGSKVLERKDEVVANIIWRFLDVRGFVNNNHHQSPIGKAFHAACQAARVTDKLQEPIYIVLELLRAGVVHGNRFGGPSAMALSGGPSFGSDEEQAYTLLFMRVLSVVPLNFRSEQWSGPLSRELLVFNSFVKATTKALRQLLEALNVHILLSGDARRMRDDYLDMCISLPFQSDMNTGFGILAKTYLDAAIHYNEADITEENANSEGVKNAKAMALEFVDEAFTGVKNPTNEVERGFRFWDAIMVAIRMANQEQGPNPSVANTAIQLNVIEEFERADRWLRPFRP; encoded by the exons ATGGGAGTCCGCAGCCTCGATG TCTATCTCCGTGAACGGAGACTCACGTCGTCTGCGCCATTGAGCGCGCTTGCCAACACTCGTCTCGGCATCGATGTCAACTATTACGTGCGGACGCTGCTGTCCGACCCAGACCAGCGCGAGCCGCTCATTGCCTCAACAGGCGGCCTTCCTCTCTCGCTTGCGAACCGCATCGAGAGTGACTtgcgccagctcgacaagcATAACATCAAGCCCGTGTTCGTCTTCCCCGGACTTCCTCTAGCCCAGCGTACCCCTCCCAAGGGCCCAAACCCCCAGGCCGATAGAGAGAACGCCGTGAAGAACGAAGCATGGGCCTACTACGAGGACGGCCAGGTCGATCGCGCGGTGATCGCATTGACGCAGGTTCGTAACGGCATGTGGGTCGACATGCAGGACGTCGTCCGACTCCTTCTCCGCGCGTTCAAGCACCGCTTCGTTGAGTATGTCATGGCGCCCTATCTCCCCGGAGCCCAG CTCGCGTACCTCCTCAAGCACCCCAAGGGTTACATCCACGCTATTTGGTCGGACTCGGAGGCTCTGCTTTGGCCCGTCGACAGAGTCATTACCTCAGTCGACTGGTCCGGCTCGTTCACCTATTACGACAAGCCGCGCATCCTGGCCGACATGAGCTTTAGCTATGACCAGTTCCTCGACTTGGCCCTGTTGGCAGGCTGCAGCCTGAACCGCACCTTCCCTCTAATCTCGGAGAACTTCTCGATGAGATCCGCAATGGAGTACCTCCGGACTGGCAAGTCTGGCCTCGGAGTCTGCCAGGCATGGGCGGTGCAGCTGAAGGGATCCGGCTATCTCGAGAGCTTCATGCGCGCCCGCCTGGCGATCAAGTATTCGCTCGTGCTCACCACCGAGGGAGCCTGCCTTCCCCTACCTCTCGttgttcctcctcccggcCAGGTCGTCACGCCTGGCGATGTTCCCTCGGATCTGGACGACATCTTCTCGCCCCGACTCCCCGACGAGCTGTACTTCCTCCTTTGCCGTGGCATGGTCTCGGCGCAGCTCGTTGGCTACCTTGCCTCTGGCGTCATTGATGAGCGCCAACCGCTCGCCGATTCACCAGAGTACCGTCGCTTCATCAAGGACATCATCACCGAGGGCGCTACTTCGCCACGCTGTACCACTCTTGCCCTTCTCAGTGctcctctccatcatcAGTGGGCGCAGAAGCGAATT AATGCCCATTACTACTTTGACCCACACTATTCTCCGCCCCAGGGGGCCGCAGTCCCAACGACCGACCTCTTGACACTGTCTCTTGTTAACAAGTGCTCTACTTGGATGGTCCCGCACCACGTCCTCGGTGACGAGTTGCGACGTCAGTCG TCGTCGACTATTGATCTCAAGCTCTGCATCGGCacgctcgagaaggaggagacaATTGCGACGaccaagaaggagaaggggtCCAAGGTGCtggagaggaaggacgAGGTTGTTGCCAACATTATCTGGCGCTTCCTGGATGTGCGAGG TTtcgtcaacaacaaccACCACCAGTCACCGATCGGAAAGGCATTCCACGCAGCCTGCCAAGCTGCTCGCGTGACTGACAAGCTCCAGGAGCCAATCTACATCGTTCTCGAGCTTCTGAGGGCGGGCGTTGTTCATGGCAACAGATTCGGAGGCCCATCGGCGATGGCTTTGTCTGGTGGGCCAAGCTTCGGGTCAGACGAGGAACAAGCATACACGCTGTTGTTCATGCGTGTTCTGAGTGTGGTTCCTCTGAACTTCCGC TCCGAGCAGTGGTCTGGTCCGCTGTCGCGCGAGTTGTTGGTATTCAACTCGTTTGTGAAGGCAACGACCAAGGCTTTGCGACAGCTGCTGGAGGCGCTCAATGTGcacatcctcctctctgGTGACGCTCGACGCATGCGCGACGACTATCTGGACATGTGCATCA GCCTCCCCTTCCAGAGCGACATGAACACGGGCTTTGGCATTCTTGCTAAGACGTACCTCGACGCTGCGATCCACTACAACGAGGCCGACATTACTGAAGAGAACGCAAATTCGGAGGGAGTCAAGAACGCGAAAGCGATGGCTTTGGAGtttgtcgacgaggcgttTACTGGCGTCAAGAACCCAACAAacgaggttgagcgtgGATTCCGTTTCTGGGATGCT ATCATGGTCGCTATTCGCATGGCCAACCAGGAACAAGGGCCCAACCCCTCTGTCGCCAACACTGCCATCCAGCTCAACGTTATCGAGGAGTTTGAGCGTGCGGACAGGTGGCTGCGGCCATTCCGGCCTTAG
- the PUT2 gene encoding uncharacterized protein (Aldehyde dehydrogenase family) codes for MAQLASFKVPVINNEPMRSYAPGSADRKGLEAALQRVAAAAPYDVPAIVNGKEIRSGDKQGQPMPHDHAKNLSVYHAATAETVTKAIDGALAVKPEWEDMPWADRAAIFLKAADLIAGKYRFDIMAATMLGQGKNAWQAEIDSAAELVDFLRFSVKFVEELYTQQPSRNSDGVWNRTEFRPLEGFVLAVTPFNFTAIGGNLVVAPAIVGNVVVWKPAPAANYSSYLLYKILVEAGLPDGVIQFVPGSPPDIVKQCIDHKEFAGLHFTGSTHVFRKLWKDIANNIDLYRSYPRIVGETGGKNFHVYHPSSDIKPGVIQAIRAAFEYSGQKCSALSRCYVPRSLWEGGFQEELIKQAGSITIGPCTEFQHFTGPVIGRPAFDRITGIIEKAKQEGAEVIVGGTADDSKGFFVQPTVIVTKDPKSITMTQEIFGPVMTVYVFEDSEWDQTLELIDTTTEYGLTGALFGRDRLAVTKAAGKLRNAAGNFYINNKSTGAVVGQQPFGGARASGTNDKSGSISIFYRFVSARSIMESFVDPTEFSYPSNLV; via the exons ATGGCTCAGCTCGCTTCGTTCAAGGTTCCCGTTATCAACAACGAGCCTATG CGCTCGTACGCCCCCGGCTCGGCCGACCGCAAGGGTCTCGAGGCTGCGCTCCAGCGCGTTGCTGCCGCGGCACCTTACGACGTCCCTGCCATTGTCAACGGCAAGGAGATCCGCTCGGGTGACAAGCAGGGCCAGCCCATGCCCCACGACCACGCCAAGAACCTCTCCGTCTaccacgccgccaccgccgagaCGGTTACCAAGGCCATTGACGGCGCTCTTGCCGTCAAGCCAGAGTGGGAGGACATGCCGTGGGCCGACCGCGCTGCCAtcttcctcaaggccgccgacctcatcgCCGGCAAGTACCGCTTCGACATCATGGCCGCGACCATGCTCGGTCAGGGCAAGAACGCCTGgcaggccgagatcgactCGGCTGctgagctcgtcgacttcCTCCGCTTCTCGGTCAAGTTTGTTGAGGAGCTTTACACCCAGCAGCCCTCGCGCAACTCGGACGGTGTCTGGAACCGCACCGAGTTCCGTCCCCTTGAGGGCTTTGTCCTCGCCGTGACTCCCTTCAACTTTACTGCTATTGGCGGTAACCTCGTCGTTGCCCCCGCCATTGTCGGTAACGTTGTTGTCTGGAAGCCCGCCCCGGCCGCCAACTACTCGAGCTACCTCCTTTACAAgatcctcgtcgaggctggTCTCCCCGACGGTGTGATCCAGTTCGTTCCCGGCTCGCCTCCCGACATTGTCAAGCAGTGCATCGACCACAAGGAGTTTGCTGGTCTCCACTTCACTGGCTCGACCCACGTCTTCCGCAAGCTCTGGAAGGACATTGCCAACAACATTGACCTCTACCGCAGCTACCCCCGCATCGTCGGTGAGACTGGCGGTAAGAACTTCCACGTCTACCACCCCTCGTCCGACATCAAGCCCGGTGTCATCCAGGCCATCCGTGCTGCGTTCGAGTACTCTGGCCAGAAGTGCTCGGCTCTCTCGCGCTGCTACGTTCCCCGCTCGCTTTGGGAGGGTGGCTTCCAGGAGGAGCTCATCAAGCAGGCTGGCTCGATCACCATCGGCCCCTGCACCGAGTTCCAGCACTTTACTGGCCCCGTCATCGGCCGCCCAGCGTTCGACCGCATCACCGGCATCATTGAGAAGGCCAAGCaggagggcgccgaggtcatTGTCGGTGGTACTGCCGACGACTCGAAGGGCTTCTTCGTCCAGCCCACGGTCATTGTCACCAAGGACCCCAAGAGCATCACCATGACCCAGGAGATCTTCGGCCCCGTCATGACCGTCTACGTCTTCGAGGACTCTGAGTGGGACCAGaccctcgagctcatcgacaCCACCACCGAGTACGGCCTCACTGGCGCCCTCTTCGGCCGtgaccgcctcgccgtcaccaAGGCTGCTGGCAAGCTCCGCAACGCCGCCGGCAACTTCTACATCAACAACAAGTCGACTGGTGCCGTCGTTGGACAGCAGC CATTCGGAGGAGCTCGTGCTTCGGGCACCAACGACAAGTCGGGCTCGATTTCCATCTTCTACCGGTTTGTTTCGGCCCGTTCGATCATGGAGAGCTTTGTCGACCCCACCGAGTTCTCGTACCCCTCCAACCTTGTTTAA